A single region of the Clostridia bacterium genome encodes:
- a CDS encoding (2Fe-2S)-binding protein has product MQAIKEKTITLTVNGDSYALSVPVNRTLLQVIREDLGLTGTKEGCGEGDCGACTVLLDGKPVNSCLVLAVEADGREITTVEGLAKDGKLHPLQQAFIDEGAVQCGFCTPGMLLAAKGLLDENPSPTEAEIRQGIAGNLCRCTGYVRIIKAIQKAAMVMREEKEAAS; this is encoded by the coding sequence ATGCAAGCGATCAAGGAGAAGACCATAACTTTAACCGTCAACGGGGATAGTTATGCCCTAAGCGTGCCGGTGAATCGCACCTTGCTGCAAGTGATCCGCGAGGACCTAGGTCTTACCGGCACCAAGGAGGGTTGCGGCGAAGGCGACTGCGGGGCTTGCACCGTGCTTTTGGATGGCAAGCCGGTTAATTCTTGCCTGGTCTTGGCGGTAGAAGCTGATGGCCGGGAAATAACCACGGTGGAGGGGCTAGCCAAGGACGGAAAGCTTCATCCCTTGCAGCAGGCCTTCATCGACGAAGGGGCGGTGCAATGCGGCTTCTGCACCCCCGGGATGCTTCTGGCGGCCAAGGGGCTCTTGGATGAAAACCCCTCCCCCACCGAAGCTGAGATTCGCCAGGGCATTGCCGGCAACCTCTGCCGCTGCACTGGCTACGTGCGGATAATCAAAGCTATCCAAAAAGCGGCTATGGTGATGAGGGAGGAGAAAGAAGCGGCGAGCTAG
- a CDS encoding xanthine dehydrogenase family protein molybdopterin-binding subunit → MPEVIVGQPVTRVEALEKVTGVAVYGADVSLPGMLYAKVLRSPYAHARIKSIDISSALKAPGVRAVVTGEDLPGVLGGEAVKDMPFLAQGKVRYVGEPVAAVAAEDEAAAERALELIRVEYEELPAVLDPLEAMKDGAPLIHPELAKYQHIPAVKPVPGTNILSVDEFGKGDVEAGFAEADYIFEDTFTSHIVQHAPIEPHSVVAQVAPNGKITLWVPNDGPHRLRKDLSDALRIPLHRIRVISTYIGGGFGCKGGLKAEPVAIALALKANYRPVKLVLSREEVFEATIVRHATVITIKTGVKRDGTLVAREVRSVWDTGAYAEKGPTVCRQSTATSAGPYRIPHTRLVGYCVYTNKVIAGAYRGYGTPQVTWAYESQMDIIARKLGLDPLEFRLKNILREGDINATGQVAHSVGVEECLRRAAAAVSWEKQNRPRVTAEGKYRGVGIACAGKNTKTPSGSAAFIQLNQDGTANVLTSTVEIGQGAKTIFAQIAAEVLGIPVEKVEVSGPDTDLTPFDASTTSSRSTFHMGNAVKLAAEDIIRQLRQLAAAAWDCPVEQVTMARGQAEANGQVLTYQDIIKKHYGAGGSILGRGFFYPPEEKGSGMWSSPSVFWMYSAHAVEVEVDPETGLVEVVKLAAAQDVGRPINPLNCLQQVEGGGVHGVGTAVMEQLLIDSKGRVLNPNLHDYKIPTAMDAPQIEAIIVEAPHRDGPFGAKGIGEVVITPTMPAVANAIEDAIGVRIKDLPLTPEKILKALQEKGDIPQAS, encoded by the coding sequence ATGCCGGAAGTAATTGTGGGTCAACCAGTTACTCGGGTGGAGGCTCTGGAGAAGGTTACCGGGGTGGCAGTTTACGGGGCCGATGTAAGCCTTCCGGGGATGCTTTATGCCAAGGTTCTGCGCAGCCCCTATGCCCATGCCCGGATTAAGTCCATAGATATCAGCTCTGCCCTCAAGGCACCAGGAGTCCGAGCGGTGGTCACCGGTGAGGATCTGCCGGGGGTTTTAGGCGGAGAAGCAGTTAAGGATATGCCTTTCTTAGCCCAGGGTAAGGTGCGCTACGTGGGCGAACCTGTAGCGGCCGTGGCGGCCGAAGATGAGGCCGCGGCCGAAAGGGCGCTGGAGTTGATCCGGGTGGAGTACGAGGAACTGCCGGCAGTGCTGGATCCGCTGGAGGCCATGAAGGATGGAGCTCCCCTTATTCACCCCGAGCTTGCGAAATACCAGCACATCCCGGCGGTCAAGCCGGTGCCCGGCACCAATATCCTCAGCGTTGACGAATTTGGCAAGGGAGACGTGGAAGCCGGCTTTGCCGAGGCGGACTACATTTTCGAAGATACCTTTACCAGCCACATCGTTCAGCATGCTCCCATTGAGCCTCATAGCGTGGTGGCCCAGGTGGCTCCCAACGGTAAGATTACCCTTTGGGTGCCCAACGATGGTCCGCACCGCTTGCGTAAGGATCTGTCCGATGCCTTGAGGATACCCCTCCACCGCATCCGAGTGATCAGCACCTACATCGGTGGCGGCTTCGGCTGCAAGGGAGGGTTGAAAGCGGAGCCGGTAGCTATCGCTCTGGCGTTAAAGGCCAACTACCGGCCGGTGAAGCTGGTGCTGAGCCGGGAAGAGGTCTTTGAAGCCACCATAGTGCGCCACGCTACCGTAATTACTATCAAGACCGGAGTGAAGAGGGACGGTACCTTGGTGGCCCGAGAGGTGAGGTCGGTGTGGGATACCGGTGCCTATGCGGAAAAGGGGCCCACCGTCTGTCGCCAGTCCACTGCTACTTCGGCTGGTCCTTACCGCATCCCCCATACCCGTTTGGTCGGTTATTGCGTTTACACCAATAAGGTTATTGCTGGAGCTTATAGAGGTTACGGAACCCCTCAGGTTACCTGGGCCTATGAGTCCCAGATGGACATCATTGCCAGGAAGCTGGGTCTGGATCCCCTGGAGTTTCGGCTTAAGAATATCCTGCGGGAAGGAGACATCAATGCCACTGGCCAGGTAGCCCACAGCGTAGGGGTGGAGGAATGCTTGCGGCGAGCGGCGGCGGCTGTCAGCTGGGAAAAGCAAAATCGCCCGCGGGTCACTGCGGAGGGCAAATACCGCGGAGTCGGCATTGCCTGCGCTGGTAAGAACACCAAGACCCCCTCGGGATCGGCTGCCTTTATCCAATTGAACCAGGATGGGACCGCCAACGTTCTTACCAGCACGGTGGAGATTGGGCAGGGAGCCAAGACCATATTCGCCCAAATTGCGGCGGAAGTTTTGGGCATCCCGGTGGAGAAGGTTGAGGTTTCCGGGCCCGATACCGACCTTACCCCTTTTGATGCTTCCACCACCTCCAGCCGCAGCACCTTCCACATGGGCAACGCGGTTAAACTGGCGGCCGAGGATATCATAAGGCAACTCCGGCAATTGGCGGCAGCAGCCTGGGATTGTCCGGTGGAGCAAGTAACTATGGCTCGCGGCCAGGCTGAAGCTAACGGCCAGGTGCTCACTTACCAGGACATCATCAAAAAGCATTATGGGGCTGGCGGCAGCATCCTGGGCCGGGGCTTCTTCTACCCGCCCGAGGAAAAGGGAAGCGGCATGTGGTCCTCGCCCAGCGTTTTCTGGATGTACAGCGCTCACGCGGTGGAAGTAGAGGTTGATCCCGAGACAGGCTTGGTTGAGGTAGTCAAACTGGCTGCTGCCCAGGACGTTGGTAGGCCTATCAACCCCCTGAACTGCCTGCAGCAGGTTGAGGGAGGGGGGGTACATGGAGTTGGTACCGCGGTGATGGAGCAACTGCTTATAGACTCTAAAGGGCGGGTCCTGAACCCCAACCTTCACGATTACAAGATACCCACGGCCATGGATGCCCCCCAGATTGAGGCCATCATCGTCGAGGCTCCCCACCGGGATGGGCCTTTTGGAGCCAAAGGCATTGGCGAGGTAGTCATCACCCCTACCATGCCGGCGGTAGCCAATGCAATTGAGGACGCCATTGGAGTCCGGATCAAGGATCTGCCGCTTACGCCGGAGAAAATCTTAAAAGCTTTACAGGAAAAGGGAGACATTCCTCAGGCATCCTAG